From Coffea arabica cultivar ET-39 chromosome 2e, Coffea Arabica ET-39 HiFi, whole genome shotgun sequence, the proteins below share one genomic window:
- the LOC113732893 gene encoding uncharacterized protein isoform X2, with the protein MQFFSVFPTGASLHYKKMVIPPAIRPERVTNFLKPYVLKMHFTNKFVSAQVIHTPTATVASSASSQEQALRLSMEKAKESTRDVAAAGKIGKILGERLLLKGIPAVSIFLKREQKYHGKVKAVIDSVREAGVKLV; encoded by the exons ATGCAATTCTTCAGTGTTTTTCCAACAGGGGCTAGTCTTCACTACAAA AAAATGGTTATCCCTCCTGCAATTCGGCCAGAAAGAGTTACCAATTTTCTCAAGCCTTATGTCCTGAAGATGCACTTCACGAATAAGTTTGTGTCTGCTCAAGTAATCCACACACCAACAGCAACTGTAGCATCCTCTGCCAGCTCACAAGAGCAGGCACTGCGGTTAAGCATGGAAAAAGCCAAAGAAAGTACAAGGGATGTTGCAGCTGCTGGCAAAATAGGCAAGATATTGGGCGAGCGTCTGCTTCTCAAGGGTATTCCGGCTGTTTCAATTTTCTTGAAGAGAGAACAGAAGTATCATGGCAAAGTTAAAGCAGTAATTGATTCCGTGAGGGAAGCAGGTgtcaaattagtttaa
- the LOC113732893 gene encoding uncharacterized protein isoform X5, with amino-acid sequence MVIPPAIRPERVTNFLKPYVLKMHFTNKFVSAQVIHTPTATVASSASSQEQALRLSMEKAKESTRDVAAAGKIGKILGERLLLKGIPAVSIFLKREQKYHGKVKAVIDSVREAGVKLV; translated from the coding sequence ATGGTTATCCCTCCTGCAATTCGGCCAGAAAGAGTTACCAATTTTCTCAAGCCTTATGTCCTGAAGATGCACTTCACGAATAAGTTTGTGTCTGCTCAAGTAATCCACACACCAACAGCAACTGTAGCATCCTCTGCCAGCTCACAAGAGCAGGCACTGCGGTTAAGCATGGAAAAAGCCAAAGAAAGTACAAGGGATGTTGCAGCTGCTGGCAAAATAGGCAAGATATTGGGCGAGCGTCTGCTTCTCAAGGGTATTCCGGCTGTTTCAATTTTCTTGAAGAGAGAACAGAAGTATCATGGCAAAGTTAAAGCAGTAATTGATTCCGTGAGGGAAGCAGGTgtcaaattagtttaa
- the LOC113732893 gene encoding uncharacterized protein isoform X4, which translates to MKMVIPPAIRPERVTNFLKPYVLKMHFTNKFVSAQVIHTPTATVASSASSQEQALRLSMEKAKESTRDVAAAGKIGKILGERLLLKGIPAVSIFLKREQKYHGKVKAVIDSVREAGVKLV; encoded by the exons ATG AAAATGGTTATCCCTCCTGCAATTCGGCCAGAAAGAGTTACCAATTTTCTCAAGCCTTATGTCCTGAAGATGCACTTCACGAATAAGTTTGTGTCTGCTCAAGTAATCCACACACCAACAGCAACTGTAGCATCCTCTGCCAGCTCACAAGAGCAGGCACTGCGGTTAAGCATGGAAAAAGCCAAAGAAAGTACAAGGGATGTTGCAGCTGCTGGCAAAATAGGCAAGATATTGGGCGAGCGTCTGCTTCTCAAGGGTATTCCGGCTGTTTCAATTTTCTTGAAGAGAGAACAGAAGTATCATGGCAAAGTTAAAGCAGTAATTGATTCCGTGAGGGAAGCAGGTgtcaaattagtttaa
- the LOC113732893 gene encoding uncharacterized protein isoform X1: protein MLWSENRKAFAVKFLFIPDGLPWGWGELVDCMIKCNWEKMVIPPAIRPERVTNFLKPYVLKMHFTNKFVSAQVIHTPTATVASSASSQEQALRLSMEKAKESTRDVAAAGKIGKILGERLLLKGIPAVSIFLKREQKYHGKVKAVIDSVREAGVKLV, encoded by the exons ATG ctttggtcCGAAAATAGAAAAGCTTTTGCAGTAAAATTTCTGTTCATTCCAG ATGGGTTGCCCTGGGGCTGGGGGGAATTGGTGGATTGTATGATCAAGTGCAACTGGGAG AAAATGGTTATCCCTCCTGCAATTCGGCCAGAAAGAGTTACCAATTTTCTCAAGCCTTATGTCCTGAAGATGCACTTCACGAATAAGTTTGTGTCTGCTCAAGTAATCCACACACCAACAGCAACTGTAGCATCCTCTGCCAGCTCACAAGAGCAGGCACTGCGGTTAAGCATGGAAAAAGCCAAAGAAAGTACAAGGGATGTTGCAGCTGCTGGCAAAATAGGCAAGATATTGGGCGAGCGTCTGCTTCTCAAGGGTATTCCGGCTGTTTCAATTTTCTTGAAGAGAGAACAGAAGTATCATGGCAAAGTTAAAGCAGTAATTGATTCCGTGAGGGAAGCAGGTgtcaaattagtttaa
- the LOC113732893 gene encoding uncharacterized protein isoform X3, with the protein MIKCNWEKMVIPPAIRPERVTNFLKPYVLKMHFTNKFVSAQVIHTPTATVASSASSQEQALRLSMEKAKESTRDVAAAGKIGKILGERLLLKGIPAVSIFLKREQKYHGKVKAVIDSVREAGVKLV; encoded by the exons ATGATCAAGTGCAACTGGGAG AAAATGGTTATCCCTCCTGCAATTCGGCCAGAAAGAGTTACCAATTTTCTCAAGCCTTATGTCCTGAAGATGCACTTCACGAATAAGTTTGTGTCTGCTCAAGTAATCCACACACCAACAGCAACTGTAGCATCCTCTGCCAGCTCACAAGAGCAGGCACTGCGGTTAAGCATGGAAAAAGCCAAAGAAAGTACAAGGGATGTTGCAGCTGCTGGCAAAATAGGCAAGATATTGGGCGAGCGTCTGCTTCTCAAGGGTATTCCGGCTGTTTCAATTTTCTTGAAGAGAGAACAGAAGTATCATGGCAAAGTTAAAGCAGTAATTGATTCCGTGAGGGAAGCAGGTgtcaaattagtttaa